A genomic stretch from Komagataeibacter xylinus includes:
- a CDS encoding Rrf2 family transcriptional regulator, translating into MRLTLHTDYALRTLLYMGLHADRRVSIHEIASAYDISENHLVKVIHRLSRLGLVDARRGRGGGLVLGHAPEDIRIGDVVRQTEDDLQLVHCEPSHPDGNCCILSEMCKLRGVLSTALSAFMSVLDSTTLADLLPDHERPHLLTRLPGPAQVQQTQQPLAKSA; encoded by the coding sequence ATGCGCCTGACCCTGCACACCGATTATGCCTTACGTACGTTGTTATACATGGGACTGCATGCCGACAGGCGTGTCTCGATCCATGAGATAGCCAGCGCGTATGACATTTCTGAAAATCACCTCGTCAAGGTCATTCACCGACTGTCGCGCCTTGGGCTGGTTGATGCGCGGCGTGGTCGTGGTGGTGGCCTTGTTCTTGGCCATGCCCCTGAGGATATCCGCATTGGCGATGTCGTGCGCCAGACCGAGGATGACCTGCAGCTGGTCCATTGCGAACCCAGCCACCCCGATGGCAACTGCTGCATCCTGTCAGAGATGTGCAAGCTGCGCGGCGTACTCTCTACTGCGCTCAGCGCCTTTATGAGCGTGCTGGATTCAACAACGCTGGCCGACCTGCTGCCAGATCATGAACGCCCGCATCTGCTTACCCGTCTGCCCGGCCCGGCCCAGGTGCAACAGACGCAGCAGCCGCTGGCCAAAAGCGCCTGA
- a CDS encoding dicarboxylate/amino acid:cation symporter → MAKPGKRNASGRTRAIVVALLLGVVVGLGLHAAGPAAAEAASRCATLLTGLFLRLVRMIIAPLVFATLVSGIGSLGDGTQVLRIGGRILLWFIVASFLSLITGLLAANLLQPGVGFTVPTAAGDLGLAHAHFDPVEFMLHVVPTSIFDAMGRNDILQIVVFSVLFGLALPAAGKGAQRMILPWTAELARIMLRVTDMVMYAAPVAVFGSVMGSVAHSGIGILGMFGVFLCKFYGTLGVLWVLLTAMTFCVLGRRVFALAKLLLQPILLGFATASSEAVYPLLVERLELFGVPDRISGFVLPLGYSFNLDGSVLFQSFGALFIAQAYGIHIPIGQQIAMVLVMMLSSKGIAGVPRAALVTLAAVMPQFGLPEAGLALILGIDHFLDMARTATNVLGNGYAAAVAARWEGELADHALEEGA, encoded by the coding sequence TTGGCCAAGCCCGGAAAACGTAATGCCAGCGGGCGCACGCGCGCCATTGTGGTCGCGCTGCTGCTGGGTGTGGTCGTGGGGCTGGGGCTGCATGCGGCGGGCCCGGCTGCGGCCGAGGCCGCCAGCCGCTGCGCCACCCTGCTGACGGGGCTGTTCCTGCGCCTTGTGCGCATGATCATTGCCCCGCTTGTTTTTGCCACTCTTGTGTCGGGCATTGGCAGCCTTGGTGATGGCACGCAGGTGCTGCGCATCGGGGGGCGCATCCTGCTGTGGTTCATCGTCGCCTCCTTTCTGTCGCTCATAACCGGCCTGCTTGCCGCCAACCTGCTTCAGCCCGGGGTCGGCTTTACCGTGCCTACTGCCGCTGGTGATCTGGGGCTTGCGCATGCGCATTTCGATCCGGTCGAGTTCATGCTGCATGTGGTGCCCACCAGCATTTTTGATGCCATGGGCCGCAACGACATCCTGCAGATCGTGGTGTTCTCTGTCCTGTTTGGCCTTGCACTGCCCGCGGCGGGCAAGGGGGCGCAGCGCATGATCCTGCCCTGGACGGCCGAACTCGCCCGCATCATGCTGCGCGTGACCGATATGGTGATGTATGCTGCCCCCGTGGCCGTGTTCGGGTCGGTCATGGGCAGCGTGGCCCATAGCGGCATTGGCATTCTGGGCATGTTTGGCGTGTTTCTGTGCAAGTTCTACGGCACGCTGGGCGTGCTGTGGGTGCTGCTGACCGCCATGACCTTCTGTGTGCTGGGCAGGCGCGTGTTCGCACTGGCGAAGCTGCTGCTCCAGCCCATCCTGCTTGGCTTTGCCACGGCAAGCAGCGAGGCCGTCTATCCGCTGCTCGTCGAGCGGCTGGAGCTTTTTGGCGTGCCTGACCGCATCAGCGGCTTCGTGCTGCCGCTGGGCTACAGCTTCAATCTTGATGGCTCGGTGCTGTTCCAGTCCTTTGGCGCGCTGTTCATCGCGCAGGCCTATGGCATCCACATCCCCATAGGCCAGCAGATCGCGATGGTGCTGGTGATGATGCTGAGCAGCAAGGGCATTGCGGGCGTGCCGCGCGCGGCTCTGGTCACGCTGGCCGCCGTCATGCCGCAGTTCGGCCTGCCCGAGGCGGGACTGGCGCTGATCCTGGGCATTGACCACTTTCTCGACATGGCGCGCACGGCCACCAACGTGCTGGGCAATGGCTATGCCGCCGCCGTCGCCGCCCGGTGGGAGGGCGAACTGGCCGATCACGCGCTGGAGGAGGGGGCATAA
- a CDS encoding NADP-dependent isocitrate dehydrogenase has translation MAKIKVKNPVVEIDGDEMTRIIWHFIRERLILPYLDIDLKYYDLGITHRDETDDRVTVEAAEAVRRYGVGVKCATITPDEDRVKEFGLKKMWRSPNGTIRNILDGTIFREPIICTNVPRLVPHWTQPIVIGRHAYGDIYRAAETRIPGPGKVTLRYTPADGGPEQVLDVHDFKGPGVALGMHNTRASIEGFARASLAYGRDRKLPVYLSTKNTILKAYDGMFKDVFQEVYEREFKAEFEKLGLTYEHRLIDDMVACALKWKGGYVWACKNYDGDVESDIVAQGFGSLGLMTSVLLNPTGDVVEAEAAHGTVTRHFREHQKGRPTSTNPIASIFAWTRGLAYRGKFDDTPDVTHFAHTLERVCIETVEGGQMTKDLALLVGKDTKWLDTQPFLDVLDEKLRAALAKA, from the coding sequence ATGGCAAAGATCAAGGTCAAGAATCCCGTTGTCGAAATAGATGGCGACGAGATGACCCGCATCATCTGGCACTTCATCCGCGAGCGGCTGATCCTGCCCTATCTCGATATCGACCTGAAATATTATGACCTCGGCATCACCCACCGCGACGAGACCGATGACCGCGTGACGGTGGAAGCCGCCGAGGCCGTGCGCCGCTACGGCGTGGGCGTGAAATGCGCCACCATCACCCCCGATGAGGACCGGGTGAAGGAGTTTGGCCTCAAAAAGATGTGGCGTTCGCCCAACGGCACCATCCGCAACATCCTTGATGGCACCATCTTCCGCGAGCCGATCATCTGCACCAACGTGCCACGCCTCGTGCCGCACTGGACCCAGCCCATCGTGATCGGCCGCCATGCCTATGGCGATATCTACCGCGCGGCCGAAACGCGCATTCCCGGCCCAGGCAAGGTCACGCTGCGCTACACCCCCGCTGATGGCGGCCCCGAGCAGGTGCTGGACGTGCATGACTTCAAGGGTCCCGGCGTGGCGCTGGGCATGCACAACACCCGCGCCTCGATCGAGGGCTTCGCCCGTGCCTCGCTGGCCTATGGGCGCGACCGCAAACTCCCGGTTTACCTCTCCACCAAGAACACCATCCTCAAGGCCTATGACGGCATGTTCAAGGATGTGTTCCAGGAGGTGTACGAGCGTGAGTTCAAGGCTGAATTCGAAAAGCTGGGCCTGACCTACGAGCACCGCCTGATCGATGACATGGTGGCCTGCGCACTGAAGTGGAAGGGCGGCTACGTCTGGGCGTGCAAGAACTATGATGGCGACGTGGAAAGCGACATCGTGGCCCAGGGCTTCGGCAGCCTTGGCCTGATGACCTCGGTGCTGCTCAACCCCACGGGCGACGTGGTCGAGGCCGAAGCCGCCCATGGCACCGTGACCCGCCACTTCCGCGAGCACCAGAAAGGGCGGCCGACGAGCACCAACCCCATTGCCTCGATCTTTGCCTGGACACGTGGCCTGGCCTATCGTGGCAAATTCGATGACACGCCCGATGTCACCCACTTCGCCCACACGCTCGAGCGCGTCTGCATCGAGACGGTGGAAGGCGGGCAGATGACCAAGGACCTCGCCCTGCTCGTAGGCAAGGACACCAAATGGCTCGACACCCAGCCTTTCCTTGACGTGCTGGATGAAAAGCTGCGCGCGGCGCTGGCAAAAGCATAA